One Anaerolineae bacterium genomic window carries:
- a CDS encoding cell division protein FtsH produces the protein ERRSRLISEEEKRIIAYHEAGHALVMKMLPNADKVHKISIIARGMALGYTMPLPEEDHVLRSRSKYRDELAGLLGGRVAEELVFGDVTTGAANDLERVTKLARKMVTEFGMSEKLGPLQFGQKDELVFLGREIGEQRNYSEEVAQEIDAEVRRLVQEAYERARAILINYRHKLDEIAQRLIAQETIDEAEFHAMFA, from the coding sequence GGAGCGGCGGAGCCGGCTGATCTCAGAGGAGGAGAAGCGCATCATCGCCTACCACGAAGCCGGCCACGCCCTGGTGATGAAGATGCTGCCCAATGCCGACAAGGTGCACAAGATCTCCATCATCGCCCGCGGCATGGCTCTGGGATATACTATGCCCCTACCCGAGGAGGATCATGTCCTGCGCAGTCGTAGCAAGTATCGGGATGAGCTGGCGGGGCTGCTGGGTGGCCGCGTTGCGGAGGAGCTCGTCTTTGGAGATGTAACCACCGGCGCCGCCAATGATTTGGAACGGGTGACCAAGTTGGCGCGCAAGATGGTCACCGAATTTGGCATGAGCGAGAAACTAGGGCCGCTTCAGTTCGGGCAGAAGGACGAGCTGGTGTTCCTGGGGCGCGAGATCGGGGAGCAACGCAACTACTCGGAAGAGGTTGCCCAGGAAATCGATGCCGAGGTCCGACGCCTTGTGCAAGAGGCCTACGAGCGAGCACGGGCCATTTTGATCAACTATCGGCATAAGTTGGACGAGATCGCTCAGCGCTTGATTGCCCAAGAGACCATTGACGAGGCGGAATTCCACGCGATGTTTGCGTGA
- a CDS encoding tetratricopeptide repeat protein: MTADPAKKESTIVVSTPLILTKVLLPRLRSDLLRRPRLVNFIHAHIERKLILISASAGYGKTALLVDYAHDTDLPVCWYSLDSSDNDPRLFLEYLIASIRQRFHDFGQRTLTMLRESAGANLELAVNTLINEIQEQIRDYFVIILDDYQEVEDNPQVNAIVDRMLQYLPEHCHIILSTRTLPLRLSLTTLTAKQQAAGLGVNDLRFTPAEIQALARQNYQITLTDEEAAELAAHSEGWITGILLTTHTMWQGLVQSWVRVQGTGSQVFEYLADEVFHHQPQDIQDFLLATAILRELTPPLCDALLGTTNSWGMLNMLESRNLFISRLEGPGTWFRYHPLFREFLVQKLRAESPERYRALHQRAGYLARADGRWDAAIYHLNEAGEPEQVAETIEQVAASVYNRGQWRTLTRWMDLLPSSVQDRHPMLKLWRAKIYLEMEDLDQALRLLDEACQQFAAAGDSGHLATALVERGNVRSLMGDHLGAIADCETVLKMSEKVDAATVAVAHRVIGISYMRRGEFKAAAQELEESLRLSREMRYRENEGCLYHNLGTTYELIGDIERSTSYFQQALQYYEAVDRPWALANTLNSIGVSYYYRGEYEEAQKALEKALAKAREAGYTRIEAYALASLGDLYRDLGRLDEATQAYKDGLEIAQQVNESFIKVYILTALGDVYRMQGKRQRAQDLLRQALFLATHHDSGYEIGLCKLSLGTLHTDLGDISKAHQYLEEARELFNQAGAQREWARAELQIAYLHFICQEMQLAMSSLARVLETANRIHCDQFMLTDGVRLLPLYRYAIRRRIGLTRLCKIRDRIQSLQQGRSVGAPHVLEAPEPRELHLQVFALGPSRVFKDGRLLERSDWGSAVTKELFFFLLEQRQPLRKEQIIDVFWPEVSEERANSNFHSTTYRLRRALAQDALLYEDGVYRLNPDLEIWYDVEIFQELIAQAHQEEASERREHFLEEAIRLYHGDFMGECYSDWCIPRRESLRESYIEALLELGRLRILKGDPDGTHELCEAALRLDNFREDAYVLLMQACALRGDRGGIVRWYRRCQEALASELNACPLPETTQLYQRLIKQL; the protein is encoded by the coding sequence ATGACTGCGGATCCCGCTAAGAAGGAGTCCACGATCGTGGTATCAACGCCTCTCATCCTGACCAAGGTGCTCTTACCCAGGCTACGATCCGACTTGCTGCGTCGCCCCCGCTTGGTGAACTTCATTCACGCTCATATCGAACGTAAGCTCATCTTGATCTCTGCCTCCGCCGGTTATGGAAAGACGGCTTTGCTAGTGGATTACGCCCACGATACAGACCTTCCTGTCTGCTGGTATAGCCTTGATTCATCGGATAATGATCCCCGTCTTTTCCTGGAGTATCTAATCGCCAGCATCCGTCAGCGATTTCATGATTTCGGACAGCGTACCTTGACTATGTTGCGCGAGAGCGCCGGTGCCAATTTGGAGCTGGCGGTCAATACGTTAATCAACGAAATTCAGGAGCAGATCCGAGATTACTTCGTAATCATTCTAGATGACTATCAGGAGGTGGAAGACAATCCCCAGGTAAATGCGATCGTAGATCGGATGTTGCAGTACTTGCCCGAGCACTGCCACATCATCCTATCTACGCGTACTTTGCCTCTTCGCCTTTCGCTAACTACGTTGACTGCTAAGCAGCAGGCCGCTGGGCTCGGCGTGAACGATCTGCGCTTTACCCCTGCTGAGATCCAGGCGTTGGCACGGCAGAATTACCAAATCACACTAACCGATGAAGAGGCTGCTGAGCTAGCCGCCCATAGCGAAGGCTGGATCACAGGGATCCTGCTCACCACTCACACTATGTGGCAGGGGCTGGTGCAGTCTTGGGTCCGCGTGCAGGGGACCGGCAGCCAGGTGTTCGAGTATCTGGCCGACGAGGTGTTCCACCATCAGCCTCAAGACATCCAAGACTTTCTGCTCGCTACGGCTATCCTCCGCGAGCTGACGCCGCCGTTGTGCGATGCCCTGCTAGGGACTACCAACAGTTGGGGCATGCTCAACATGCTGGAATCGCGTAACCTGTTCATCAGTCGCTTGGAAGGGCCAGGCACCTGGTTCCGCTATCATCCGCTTTTTCGCGAGTTCCTCGTCCAGAAGCTGCGTGCCGAATCACCGGAACGATACAGGGCACTCCATCAACGAGCAGGATATCTGGCTCGAGCCGACGGTCGCTGGGATGCTGCTATCTATCACTTGAACGAAGCAGGGGAGCCCGAGCAGGTGGCAGAGACCATCGAGCAGGTGGCCGCCAGTGTCTACAATCGAGGGCAGTGGCGCACATTGACGCGTTGGATGGATCTGCTGCCTTCATCCGTTCAAGATCGGCATCCGATGCTCAAACTCTGGCGTGCCAAGATCTACCTTGAAATGGAGGACCTGGACCAAGCCCTGCGCCTGCTGGACGAGGCGTGTCAGCAATTCGCGGCGGCCGGCGATTCCGGCCACCTGGCCACGGCACTGGTGGAGCGCGGGAATGTGCGCAGCTTGATGGGGGATCACCTAGGCGCAATTGCGGACTGTGAGACCGTCCTAAAGATGAGCGAAAAGGTCGACGCGGCTACTGTGGCCGTTGCGCACCGGGTGATCGGCATAAGCTACATGCGGCGTGGTGAGTTTAAAGCCGCGGCTCAGGAGCTAGAGGAGTCGCTGCGCTTATCGCGTGAGATGCGCTATCGCGAGAATGAAGGATGCCTGTATCACAACCTGGGTACCACTTATGAGCTGATCGGCGATATCGAGCGGTCCACCAGCTATTTCCAACAGGCGCTTCAATACTATGAGGCCGTAGATCGACCGTGGGCTTTGGCCAATACATTGAATAGCATTGGGGTCAGTTACTATTACCGGGGGGAGTATGAAGAAGCTCAAAAGGCCTTGGAAAAGGCCCTGGCCAAGGCGCGCGAGGCCGGCTATACCCGCATCGAGGCGTATGCGCTGGCTAGCCTGGGCGATTTGTACCGAGACTTGGGACGTCTCGATGAGGCAACGCAGGCTTACAAAGATGGGCTGGAGATCGCCCAACAAGTCAACGAATCTTTCATCAAGGTATACATCTTGACGGCTCTGGGCGATGTGTATCGTATGCAGGGGAAACGACAACGGGCTCAGGATCTACTGCGACAAGCGCTGTTTCTAGCCACTCATCACGATTCCGGATATGAGATCGGGCTCTGCAAGCTCAGCTTGGGTACTCTGCATACGGATTTGGGCGACATCTCCAAAGCCCACCAGTATCTAGAGGAGGCACGCGAGCTGTTCAATCAGGCCGGCGCACAACGGGAATGGGCTCGGGCAGAACTGCAGATCGCTTACCTACACTTCATCTGCCAGGAGATGCAGTTGGCGATGTCGTCTCTGGCACGCGTCTTAGAGACGGCTAATCGCATCCACTGCGATCAATTCATGCTCACCGATGGTGTCCGGTTGCTGCCGTTGTACCGATACGCCATCCGGCGACGGATCGGACTCACCCGCCTGTGCAAGATCCGTGATCGTATCCAGTCGCTGCAGCAAGGGCGATCTGTAGGGGCTCCCCACGTTCTGGAAGCACCCGAACCCCGTGAGTTGCACTTACAAGTTTTCGCCCTGGGTCCATCACGAGTCTTTAAAGATGGACGGCTATTGGAGCGTTCCGATTGGGGCTCTGCAGTGACTAAGGAGCTCTTCTTTTTCCTGCTCGAACAGCGTCAACCACTGCGCAAAGAGCAGATCATAGACGTTTTCTGGCCTGAGGTAAGCGAGGAGCGCGCCAACAGCAATTTTCACTCGACTACTTATCGTCTTCGTCGGGCACTTGCCCAGGACGCGCTCCTGTACGAAGATGGGGTATACCGGCTGAATCCCGATCTCGAGATCTGGTATGACGTTGAGATCTTCCAAGAGCTGATTGCTCAGGCTCATCAAGAGGAGGCATCAGAACGGCGGGAACACTTTTTGGAAGAAGCCATTCGGCTTTACCACGGGGACTTCATGGGCGAGTGTTACTCCGATTGGTGTATCCCGCGCCGGGAGTCGCTAAGAGAGTCGTACATCGAAGCCTTATTAGAGTTGGGTCGCTTGCGCATTCTAAAAGGCGATCCTGATGGAACGCATGAGCTGTGCGAGGCGGCCTTAAGGTTAGATAACTTTCGAGAAGATGCTTACGTCCTCCTGATGCAAGCTTGCGCTTTGAGGGGGGACCGTGGGGGGATTGTCCGTTGGTACCGGCGTTGCCAAGAAGCGCTTGCCAGCGAACTCAACGCGTGCCCCCTGCCGGAGACCACCCAGCTTTATCAGAGGTTGATCAAACAACTCTGA
- a CDS encoding glycosyltransferase family 39 protein, with the protein MIGRHARWASKGQIVSPHLASRFREETQREGAGQKAGRILRIRPRPPIERRTRWILLGLILIAWAVRLYRLDAQSLWYDEGVTAQVARQGLVELTRWTADDIQPPLYYYVVAGWIRLAGASEWGLRFPSAAWGVLIAPLMYVLGRRLYRCPDRTSGQSPARIGLVAALLASGASLYVYYSQEARMYTQLTALGLVVTYALVRAAQSTNASTCRCWWGAFTLAGLAAVYTHYFAFFLLIALLVATAFRLSPTVPPRSSVILYLRPLIKPILAFILIGLGYLPWLPFVLHRYRVDASYWQGQLKLDEALRHIWISFTLSAPQVMLEADAIRLGWGFAVVTALAFMGLLWRGRDVAWTTAFLFSYLLVPVALILILSSRTPKFNPRYLMLASPALWLLIAGGLHALARPRSLDSPISAILRVISLLALAFVLAAFAWADRSWFTDPRFTKPDFRRAAAFIRTQITADEMVLLVSGHMSPVWDYYAGDLPRLRLPDIDVLDVNAVLSYDVGERLARALAGKQGAWLVLWQDEVVDPNGIVADILEQAGEEVPVDRSFWHVGVRHFRWSAGARFTGQPPIAYPARINFGGQLWLLGHSQRDNGELRIYWQAQRPLSEDLKVTGELVDAAGHVWGRLPDRRLAAYEYPTFRWQPGQVVLGRYALPSDPGTPPGDYMLRLSVYPEGSLPLEVLDASGAPQGQSAFLSPVRVSQWTEDKELELPAEAQRLDVSLAPGLTLLGIEPLPEARIPGDGFTLKIWWRAESLLAPDLSLRLWWRQNGQRFESSAGPLTGDVNAPSQTWPAGALVRGQHTVRVPLQAPTGKELTLYGQVMDGEGQPTGEALALGTVRVAPVERISQPPLVKWPSGVTFEGHIRLVGVDAASTTAQPGATIAVTVVWQAVSEMNRSYTAFVHLLGPDGRVVAQEDHVPGRGARPTTSWWAGEIVVDRFELTLPTDLPIGEYRLEVGLYEANRPGLPRLHTDAGGDAVRLGKLLVR; encoded by the coding sequence GTGATCGGGCGACATGCTCGCTGGGCGTCAAAAGGGCAGATAGTGAGCCCTCACCTCGCCTCTAGGTTTAGAGAGGAGACTCAGAGAGAAGGTGCAGGCCAAAAGGCCGGCCGAATCCTGCGGATTCGACCCCGCCCTCCCATTGAGCGCCGGACCCGGTGGATACTCCTAGGGCTAATCCTCATCGCTTGGGCAGTTCGGCTATATCGTCTGGACGCGCAGAGCCTCTGGTACGACGAAGGAGTAACGGCTCAAGTCGCTCGCCAGGGGTTAGTTGAACTCACTCGCTGGACAGCAGACGATATCCAGCCACCACTATATTACTACGTCGTGGCGGGGTGGATTCGGCTGGCCGGCGCTTCCGAGTGGGGGCTACGCTTTCCATCGGCGGCATGGGGGGTGCTGATCGCGCCCCTGATGTACGTCTTGGGACGTCGGCTGTACCGATGCCCCGATAGAACGTCCGGGCAAAGCCCCGCCAGGATTGGGCTAGTGGCGGCTCTTCTAGCGAGTGGGGCTTCCCTGTATGTGTACTATAGCCAAGAAGCCCGCATGTATACTCAGCTTACGGCGCTAGGGCTGGTGGTCACGTATGCCCTGGTGCGGGCAGCGCAATCCACGAACGCAAGCACCTGCCGCTGCTGGTGGGGCGCCTTCACTCTGGCCGGATTGGCTGCCGTCTACACCCATTACTTCGCCTTCTTCCTCCTCATCGCTCTCCTCGTCGCCACCGCTTTTCGTCTGTCGCCCACTGTCCCTCCTCGATCATCCGTCATCCTCTATCTGCGCCCTCTCATCAAGCCTATCCTGGCTTTCATCCTCATCGGCCTTGGCTATCTCCCGTGGCTGCCGTTCGTCCTCCACCGTTATCGGGTGGATGCCTCATATTGGCAGGGGCAGTTAAAGTTGGACGAGGCGCTGCGCCACATCTGGATCAGCTTCACCCTGAGCGCGCCTCAAGTGATGCTGGAGGCCGATGCTATTCGCTTGGGATGGGGCTTCGCCGTCGTCACAGCGCTGGCATTCATGGGACTGCTCTGGCGAGGTCGAGACGTAGCCTGGACAACGGCTTTCCTGTTCAGCTATCTGTTGGTACCCGTGGCCCTCATCCTGATCCTCTCCTCGCGCACGCCCAAGTTCAATCCACGCTATCTGATGTTGGCCTCGCCAGCCCTTTGGCTATTGATCGCCGGTGGTCTACACGCCCTTGCCCGTCCTCGAAGCCTTGATTCGCCCATCTCCGCCATCCTCAGGGTCATATCGCTCCTGGCCTTGGCATTTGTCCTCGCCGCCTTCGCCTGGGCTGATCGCTCCTGGTTTACCGATCCCCGCTTCACTAAGCCGGATTTCCGGCGCGCCGCCGCCTTTATACGCACCCAGATCACCGCAGACGAGATGGTGTTGCTGGTCTCCGGGCATATGTCGCCCGTATGGGATTACTACGCAGGCGACTTGCCTCGCTTGCGTCTGCCAGATATAGACGTACTGGACGTGAATGCAGTCCTTAGCTACGATGTGGGCGAGCGGCTGGCCCGCGCGTTGGCGGGAAAGCAGGGAGCCTGGCTTGTCCTCTGGCAAGATGAAGTGGTAGACCCCAATGGCATCGTTGCCGATATCCTGGAACAAGCGGGCGAAGAGGTGCCGGTGGACCGATCGTTCTGGCATGTGGGCGTGCGCCATTTCCGCTGGTCGGCAGGCGCTCGCTTCACGGGACAGCCGCCTATTGCTTACCCGGCGCGTATCAACTTCGGCGGGCAGCTGTGGCTGCTAGGACACAGCCAGCGGGATAATGGCGAGCTGCGCATTTACTGGCAGGCGCAGAGACCGCTAAGCGAGGACCTGAAGGTAACGGGCGAATTAGTGGACGCAGCTGGCCATGTATGGGGACGGCTGCCCGATCGCCGATTGGCCGCGTATGAGTACCCTACGTTCCGCTGGCAGCCAGGCCAGGTGGTTCTGGGACGTTACGCCTTGCCATCAGATCCTGGCACGCCTCCAGGCGATTATATGCTGCGCCTGAGCGTATATCCCGAAGGCAGCCTGCCCCTGGAGGTTTTGGACGCCTCGGGTGCGCCGCAAGGCCAAAGTGCCTTTCTTTCACCTGTGCGCGTCTCTCAGTGGACAGAAGACAAGGAATTGGAGCTGCCGGCTGAGGCTCAACGCCTGGATGTGTCGCTGGCGCCTGGGTTGACTTTGCTAGGTATCGAGCCGCTACCAGAGGCGCGTATCCCCGGCGATGGGTTCACGCTGAAGATATGGTGGCGAGCAGAATCACTTCTGGCGCCCGATCTGAGCTTGCGTCTGTGGTGGAGACAAAACGGCCAACGGTTCGAATCGTCAGCCGGCCCACTCACCGGTGATGTGAACGCGCCATCCCAGACATGGCCGGCCGGCGCGCTTGTGCGGGGGCAGCACACCGTGCGGGTGCCGTTGCAAGCGCCGACAGGAAAGGAGCTAACCCTCTATGGTCAGGTTATGGACGGCGAAGGCCAGCCCACAGGCGAAGCCCTGGCCTTGGGCACGGTACGGGTGGCGCCTGTCGAACGCATCTCTCAGCCGCCGCTGGTAAAATGGCCATCAGGCGTGACCTTTGAGGGACACATACGTCTGGTGGGCGTGGATGCGGCTTCAACCACAGCCCAGCCTGGCGCAACGATAGCGGTGACCGTGGTCTGGCAGGCGGTCTCGGAGATGAATCGCTCTTATACGGCCTTTGTACACCTGTTGGGACCTGATGGACGAGTGGTCGCGCAGGAGGACCACGTGCCAGGGCGAGGTGCCCGCCCAACTACGAGCTGGTGGGCGGGCGAGATCGTCGTGGACCGCTTTGAACTGACGCTGCCGACGGATTTGCCGATCGGTGAATACAGGCTGGAAGTGGGCTTGTATGAGGCCAATCGGCCCGGCCTACCGCGTCTGCATACGGACGCTGGCGGTGATGCAGTGCGCCTAGGCAAGCTTCTTGTACGATGA
- a CDS encoding DegT/DnrJ/EryC1/StrS family aminotransferase translates to MSISLTDLRAQYLSIKAEVDAAVARVLDSGWYILGEEVTAFEREFATYCGAVDCVGVGSGTEALHLALLACGVGPGDEVITVSHTAVATVAAITLTGARPVLVDVDAETYTMDPTALEAAITPHTRAIIPVHLYGHPADLDPILEIARRAGAWVIEDCAQAHGATYRGRSVGTWGDLGCFSFYPTKNLGALGDGGAVVGRDPKLIERIRLLREYGWTAQTRFVSQVKGLNSRLDELQAAILRVKLRYLDSWNEARRTLAARYQAWLPSSVVKPVERSGCRHVYHLYVVRVPGRDRVRVRLQKRGIGTGIHYPVPIHLQPAYRDIAPPAGSLSCTERLAGEILSLPMSPMLTEEQVAEVAEAVQAALEGEES, encoded by the coding sequence ATGAGCATTTCCCTGACCGATCTGCGGGCGCAATATCTGTCCATTAAGGCCGAGGTGGATGCTGCGGTGGCGCGGGTGCTGGACAGCGGCTGGTATATCCTGGGAGAGGAAGTGACCGCTTTCGAGCGCGAGTTCGCCACGTATTGCGGCGCAGTCGACTGCGTTGGCGTCGGTTCAGGGACTGAGGCTCTACACTTAGCACTGCTGGCCTGTGGCGTCGGCCCTGGTGATGAGGTGATCACCGTCTCCCATACAGCCGTGGCGACGGTGGCCGCAATCACTCTCACCGGCGCGCGGCCGGTGCTGGTGGATGTGGACGCAGAGACGTATACGATGGACCCCACCGCGTTAGAGGCTGCAATCACACCACACACCCGAGCCATCATTCCGGTGCATCTGTATGGCCACCCAGCCGACCTGGATCCCATTCTGGAGATTGCCCGTCGCGCCGGTGCCTGGGTGATCGAAGACTGCGCGCAGGCGCACGGAGCCACCTATCGAGGCCGATCGGTAGGCACCTGGGGCGACCTAGGATGTTTTTCGTTTTATCCAACCAAGAACTTGGGCGCACTAGGTGATGGTGGCGCCGTGGTAGGCCGTGATCCGAAGCTGATCGAGCGGATTCGACTATTGCGGGAATACGGCTGGACGGCTCAGACGCGGTTTGTATCGCAGGTGAAGGGGCTGAACAGCCGTCTGGACGAGCTCCAAGCAGCCATCCTGCGTGTCAAGCTGCGTTACCTCGATTCATGGAACGAAGCGCGACGGACGCTCGCCGCTCGCTATCAGGCATGGTTGCCCTCCTCCGTCGTGAAACCTGTCGAGCGTTCGGGCTGCCGTCATGTCTACCACTTGTACGTCGTGCGCGTGCCGGGCCGAGATCGCGTGCGCGTTCGGCTCCAGAAGAGGGGCATCGGCACCGGCATCCACTATCCAGTCCCCATTCATCTGCAGCCGGCCTACCGGGATATCGCCCCGCCTGCTGGAAGCCTATCCTGCACCGAGCGGCTGGCCGGCGAGATCCTCTCACTGCCCATGTCGCCCATGCTGACGGAAGAACAAGTCGCCGAGGTGGCCGAGGCTGTTCAGGCCGCCCTTGAAGGGGAGGAGTCGTGA
- a CDS encoding cyclase family protein: MGAPERIFVDISHIVEDGMVTYPGLPAPIIRDHWSREYSRRFYAEGTEFHVGKIEMVANTGTYLDSPFHRFADGQDLSELPLSSIADLEGLVVRATGRPERAIGRAAFADLDLCGKAVLVHTGWDIHWRTDQYSQNHPFLTAEAAQHLVAAGAALVGIDSLNIDDTADGHRPVHTILLRAGIPIVEHLCNLQLLPDQGFRFFAVPVKVKGLGSFPVRAFAIIER, encoded by the coding sequence ATGGGAGCTCCAGAGCGCATTTTTGTTGATATCAGCCATATCGTGGAAGATGGGATGGTCACTTATCCTGGCCTGCCGGCGCCTATCATCCGCGACCACTGGAGCCGCGAATACTCCCGCCGTTTCTATGCGGAGGGAACGGAGTTCCATGTCGGCAAGATCGAGATGGTCGCTAATACTGGCACCTATCTGGACAGCCCATTTCATCGCTTCGCTGATGGCCAGGACCTATCCGAGCTGCCTCTCTCCTCGATAGCCGACCTAGAAGGCCTCGTCGTACGGGCCACGGGACGTCCCGAGCGCGCCATTGGCCGCGCTGCCTTTGCTGATCTGGACCTCTGCGGCAAGGCTGTACTGGTGCACACCGGATGGGATATTCACTGGAGAACCGACCAGTATTCCCAGAACCATCCATTTTTGACGGCCGAAGCAGCCCAACATCTGGTCGCTGCGGGAGCTGCGCTCGTCGGCATTGATTCGCTGAACATAGACGATACAGCAGATGGCCATCGGCCCGTTCATACCATTTTGCTCCGCGCTGGCATCCCCATCGTGGAGCACCTCTGCAATCTCCAGCTTCTTCCCGATCAGGGGTTCCGATTCTTCGCCGTCCCGGTGAAGGTGAAAGGCCTAGGCTCGTTCCCAGTGCGAGCGTTTGCGATCATCGAGCGTTGA
- a CDS encoding hybrid sensor histidine kinase/response regulator, whose product MIPLIRRFTRGFQIELYASPKWVIVAFMSCGFVLVLIHDVQRTIPNLLPLAALLWGVAVIAWLLESWNTWLGRWFTALALLGMVHFVPRWLQMPELLAFANVPVMAGMALLGPFGAIALTAGETLMLLLSPAILETNLTFGGVPMALAVAWLTLMFLLVIYRPLRQVIQWSWDHYDQAQRLLTEARNRNAELEQVLEELMHANRQLDLLNERLTSMRLLAEEAQRAKAAFVAKVSHEFRTPLNMIIGLTDLLLETPEVYGEALPPALLEDLKIVHRNCEYLSKLINDVLDLSQAEVGRLTLHKEWVNLTDEIEAVVAGVHPLLEKKQLSLRIILPDHLPRVYCDRTRIRQVILNLVSNAARYTERGGIVIEASQRGRHMVISVADTGPGIPAEDLERIFEPFYQGSNAYAREGSGLGLSISKQIVELHEGRLWVKSRLGEGSTFAFELPISPPSPPATGPRRWIREEWLWMERQERSKLPKLPHKRRVVIYDETGEFQPLLAHWENEVELTYTRELSQAIQKSQECPAHVVMVNTKSLDDLLQATEQIKQQVADTLIVGCLLPLQIERVLEAGAVDYLIKPVTRADLREALQALNKPIKRVLIVDDDPDFCQLEARMLLSCDSALEIVIATSAEEALNELQTRTPDLMLLDIMMPGLNGWQLMAQRGGQGDANEVPTIVVSALDPSQRPLVSNMLLATIDEGLSPEKILRCSLALSSLLLSPG is encoded by the coding sequence ATGATCCCTCTCATCCGTCGCTTCACGCGAGGCTTTCAGATCGAACTATACGCTTCTCCCAAATGGGTCATCGTGGCATTCATGAGTTGTGGATTTGTGCTCGTGCTCATTCACGACGTTCAACGAACCATCCCCAACTTGCTGCCCCTGGCAGCTTTGCTTTGGGGGGTTGCGGTCATCGCCTGGCTGTTGGAGAGCTGGAACACTTGGCTCGGACGCTGGTTCACTGCGCTGGCGCTGCTAGGGATGGTCCACTTCGTGCCCCGATGGCTACAAATGCCAGAGCTCCTGGCCTTTGCCAACGTTCCGGTGATGGCAGGTATGGCACTCCTGGGCCCATTTGGGGCCATCGCCCTTACGGCGGGCGAGACGTTAATGCTGCTGCTCTCCCCTGCTATATTAGAGACGAATCTTACCTTCGGCGGCGTGCCGATGGCATTGGCTGTGGCCTGGCTCACCCTGATGTTCCTCTTGGTGATCTATCGACCCCTCCGCCAAGTCATCCAGTGGTCCTGGGACCACTACGATCAAGCGCAAAGGCTGCTGACCGAGGCACGCAACCGCAACGCCGAACTGGAGCAGGTCCTAGAGGAGCTGATGCACGCCAATCGACAGCTTGACCTACTGAACGAGCGGCTGACGAGTATGCGTCTGCTGGCTGAGGAAGCACAGCGAGCGAAGGCTGCCTTCGTTGCCAAGGTAAGCCATGAGTTCCGCACCCCCCTGAACATGATCATCGGCCTGACGGATCTGCTGTTGGAGACGCCTGAAGTGTATGGCGAGGCGCTGCCGCCGGCGCTACTGGAGGATCTGAAGATCGTCCACCGCAACTGCGAGTACCTGTCCAAGCTGATCAACGACGTGCTCGATCTCAGCCAGGCCGAGGTCGGGCGGCTGACGCTGCACAAAGAGTGGGTCAACCTGACAGATGAGATCGAGGCGGTGGTAGCAGGAGTTCACCCGCTTCTGGAGAAAAAGCAACTGAGCCTGCGGATCATTCTCCCAGATCACTTGCCCCGAGTCTATTGCGATCGCACCCGTATCCGGCAGGTGATCCTCAATCTAGTGAGCAACGCCGCCCGCTACACCGAGCGAGGAGGGATCGTAATTGAGGCCTCACAGCGAGGCCGCCACATGGTTATCAGCGTCGCCGATACAGGCCCTGGCATCCCCGCCGAGGATCTTGAGCGGATCTTTGAGCCCTTCTATCAAGGCTCCAACGCATACGCCCGGGAGGGAAGCGGCCTAGGCTTGAGCATCAGCAAACAGATCGTAGAACTGCATGAGGGCCGTCTATGGGTCAAAAGCCGGCTCGGCGAGGGGAGCACGTTCGCCTTTGAGCTCCCCATTTCTCCCCCCTCTCCGCCAGCCACCGGGCCGAGACGATGGATCCGGGAGGAGTGGCTATGGATGGAACGCCAGGAGCGTTCCAAGCTCCCTAAGCTGCCCCACAAGCGCCGCGTCGTGATCTACGACGAAACAGGGGAATTTCAACCGCTGCTTGCGCACTGGGAAAACGAGGTAGAGCTGACGTACACTCGGGAGCTATCCCAGGCCATTCAGAAGAGCCAGGAATGCCCCGCTCATGTGGTCATGGTCAACACTAAGTCGCTGGACGACCTCCTGCAGGCAACGGAGCAGATCAAACAGCAAGTCGCTGACACGCTGATCGTAGGCTGTCTACTGCCCCTTCAGATCGAACGCGTCCTGGAAGCAGGGGCTGTGGATTACCTGATCAAGCCTGTGACGCGCGCCGATCTACGAGAGGCGTTGCAAGCACTAAACAAGCCGATCAAACGGGTGTTGATCGTGGACGATGACCCTGATTTCTGCCAACTCGAGGCGCGAATGCTCCTCTCCTGTGATAGCGCGCTAGAGATCGTCATCGCCACCAGCGCTGAGGAGGCCTTAAACGAGTTGCAGACCCGCACCCCCGATTTGATGCTATTGGACATCATGATGCCGGGCTTGAATGGCTGGCAGCTTATGGCTCAGCGAGGGGGCCAGGGGGATGCTAACGAAGTCCCCACCATCGTGGTATCTGCGTTAGATCCAAGCCAACGGCCTTTGGTCAGCAACATGCTGTTGGCCACTATTGATGAAGGGTTATCGCCGGAGAAGATCCTGCGTTGTTCGCTAGCGCTTTCAAGTCTGCTCCTGTCGCCTGGCTAA